One genomic region from Nostoc sphaeroides encodes:
- a CDS encoding squalene/phytoene synthase family protein, protein MNLRRDALQILKETSRTFYIPISLLPPGLQEAVASAYLCMRAIDEIEDHPELDNATKAKLLRTISLTLQAGVDGFAVDAFFAGFSGYENTLEEVTVRVREWSLLAPETIAPRIWDATAAMADRMAYWAERNWKIYTESDLDRYTFGVAGAVGLLLSDLWTWYDGTQTNRTQAIAFGRGLQAVNILRNHTDDLGRGVDFFPEGWSAANMQEYARRNLILAEAYTKELPTGPALDFCQIPLTLANGTLDALANGKEKLSRSDVFALIEQLISVNMKAS, encoded by the coding sequence ATGAATTTACGTAGAGATGCATTGCAAATCCTCAAAGAAACTAGCCGAACTTTTTATATACCAATTAGTCTTTTACCGCCAGGATTGCAAGAAGCAGTAGCATCAGCATATTTGTGTATGCGTGCTATTGATGAAATTGAAGATCATCCCGAATTAGATAACGCTACTAAAGCAAAGCTGTTAAGAACGATTAGCCTGACATTACAGGCAGGGGTTGATGGCTTCGCGGTAGATGCTTTCTTTGCAGGATTTAGTGGGTATGAGAATACCTTAGAAGAAGTCACTGTGAGGGTTAGAGAATGGTCGCTGCTAGCACCAGAGACTATTGCACCTCGAATTTGGGATGCCACTGCTGCAATGGCAGACCGGATGGCTTACTGGGCAGAAAGAAACTGGAAAATTTATACAGAATCTGATTTGGATCGTTATACCTTTGGGGTTGCAGGTGCAGTGGGATTGTTACTATCGGACTTATGGACTTGGTACGATGGAACGCAAACTAACCGTACCCAAGCGATCGCGTTTGGCCGGGGTTTACAAGCAGTTAATATCCTGCGTAACCATACTGATGATTTAGGGCGTGGAGTAGACTTTTTCCCAGAGGGTTGGAGTGCAGCAAATATGCAAGAGTATGCGCGGCGCAATTTAATTCTGGCAGAAGCTTACACCAAAGAACTTCCTACGGGCCCCGCCTTAGATTTTTGTCAAATTCCCTTAACCTTAGCTAATGGCACTCTTGACGCTCTTGCTAATGGTAAAGAGAAACTCAGCCGCAGTGATGTTTTTGCACTTATCGAACAACTGATTAGTGTGAATATGAAAGCCAGCTAA